From a region of the Candidatus Binataceae bacterium genome:
- a CDS encoding thiolase family protein yields the protein MSKTLIDLRPVYVVGIGLHRYQRLSETTYVDLGLTAVRAALADAKIQWSEVEAAYTGTAFIGMAASRPMLRHLGATGIPMAQVENASASGSTAFRQACLEVASGISDVALAVGVDKPGPIAGAPGKTNIRDLVGARVLPFTHFALLANDYMNRNHVTAEQIALVAVKNNRNGARNPYAQRQKQVTLEEVMAGPAISGALTRLQCCPVGEGAAAVIVASEDAIARLEIDRNRAVRAVASVTRTERVYREAKNFDAELTGETVAQAYREASMTARDLDVLELHDAFTIEELLYLEAMGLCAPGEGARMIESGAADIGGQCAVSASGGLLAMGHPIGPTGVGQIAELTRQLRGEAGDRQQPNARVGLAHMVGVGAVCVVHILRKD from the coding sequence ATGAGTAAAACCCTGATCGATCTGCGACCGGTGTACGTGGTCGGTATCGGGCTGCATCGCTATCAGCGCCTGAGTGAAACCACCTACGTCGATCTCGGGCTGACCGCGGTGCGCGCGGCGCTCGCAGACGCGAAGATCCAATGGAGCGAGGTGGAGGCCGCATATACCGGCACGGCGTTTATCGGCATGGCGGCATCGCGCCCGATGCTGCGTCATCTCGGCGCGACCGGAATCCCGATGGCGCAGGTCGAGAACGCGTCGGCTTCGGGATCGACCGCGTTCCGGCAAGCCTGCCTCGAAGTCGCCAGCGGCATCTCTGATGTCGCGTTGGCAGTGGGCGTCGACAAGCCGGGACCCATCGCCGGGGCGCCCGGCAAGACCAACATCCGCGACCTGGTCGGCGCGCGCGTACTGCCGTTCACGCACTTCGCGCTGCTCGCCAACGACTACATGAATCGCAATCACGTGACCGCCGAGCAGATAGCGCTGGTCGCCGTGAAGAACAATCGCAACGGCGCGCGCAATCCATATGCGCAGCGGCAGAAGCAGGTGACGCTGGAAGAAGTAATGGCCGGTCCCGCGATCTCCGGCGCGCTGACCCGATTGCAATGTTGCCCGGTCGGAGAAGGTGCCGCGGCGGTGATCGTCGCATCGGAAGATGCGATCGCGCGGCTGGAAATCGATCGCAATCGCGCCGTGCGTGCGGTCGCATCGGTCACCCGCACCGAGCGGGTCTATCGCGAGGCCAAGAATTTCGATGCCGAGCTGACCGGCGAGACGGTTGCGCAAGCGTATCGTGAGGCTTCAATGACCGCACGAGACCTGGATGTGCTCGAGTTGCATGACGCATTCACGATCGAGGAGCTGCTGTACCTGGAAGCGATGGGACTGTGCGCGCCCGGCGAAGGCGCGCGGATGATCGAAAGCGGCGCAGCGGATATTGGCGGGCAATGTGCCGTGAGCGCATCGGGTGGTCTCCTTGCGATGGGTCATCCGATTGGTCCGACGGGAGTCGGGCAGATCGCAGAGCTCACGCGCCAACTACGCGGCGAGGCGGGCGATCGGCAGCAGCCGAACGCGCGCGTCGGGCTTGCGCACATGGTGGGCGTCGGCGCGGTGTGCGTCGTCCATATTTTGCGGAAAGATTGA
- a CDS encoding nitronate monooxygenase, whose protein sequence is MSLPARIAKRLRLPLIAAPMLRVSGPDLVVAACINGVIGAFPVANSRTLEQLDEWLVQIKFRLEAARAEDPSRIVAPFCPNLIIRHAQVREALSCLVRHKIEMVITSVGSPEVAVGPLHDIGCLVFADVATLRHARKAIATGVDGLILLTAGAGGQTGWMNAFAFTRAVREMFDGPIVMAGGIADGRVLWTAEVLGCDLAYMGTKFIATHESMAEPEYKHMLVESSMDDVMLTRAFTGLDTNMLRPSIVAAGLDPANLPERVTIEAANQMHGSGASGPRRWKDVWSAGHSISGVTGVMSAAELIERTAQEYEAAKRATLETLGR, encoded by the coding sequence GTGTCACTTCCTGCGAGGATTGCGAAACGGCTGCGGCTGCCGCTGATAGCCGCTCCGATGCTGCGCGTGTCGGGCCCGGACCTCGTGGTCGCGGCCTGTATCAACGGCGTGATCGGGGCCTTTCCGGTCGCCAACAGCCGAACCCTTGAGCAGCTCGATGAGTGGCTGGTGCAAATCAAGTTTCGACTCGAAGCCGCGCGCGCCGAGGATCCTTCGCGCATCGTCGCGCCCTTCTGCCCCAATCTGATCATCCGGCACGCGCAGGTGCGCGAGGCACTCTCCTGCCTGGTGCGGCACAAAATCGAGATGGTCATCACCAGTGTCGGCTCGCCGGAAGTCGCGGTCGGGCCGCTGCACGACATCGGCTGCCTGGTCTTCGCCGACGTGGCAACCTTGCGCCACGCGCGGAAAGCGATCGCCACCGGAGTTGACGGGCTGATCCTGCTCACCGCCGGCGCGGGCGGCCAGACCGGATGGATGAACGCATTCGCGTTCACGCGCGCGGTGCGCGAGATGTTCGACGGTCCGATCGTGATGGCGGGCGGAATAGCGGACGGTCGGGTGCTTTGGACGGCGGAAGTGCTGGGTTGCGACCTCGCCTACATGGGCACCAAGTTTATCGCGACCCACGAGAGCATGGCGGAGCCCGAGTACAAGCACATGCTGGTGGAATCGAGCATGGACGACGTGATGCTCACGCGCGCATTCACCGGTCTCGACACCAACATGCTGCGGCCCTCGATTGTAGCGGCCGGCTTGGACCCGGCGAACCTTCCGGAGCGGGTGACCATCGAAGCGGCCAACCAGATGCATGGGTCCGGCGCCAGCGGCCCGCGGAGATGGAAAGACGTGTGGAGCGCAGGGCATTCGATTTCGGGCGTGACCGGCGTGATGAGTGCGGCGGAGTTGATCGAGCGGACGGCGCAGGAGTACGAGGCGGCGAAGCGAGCCACTTTGGAAACTCTTGGGCGCTGA
- a CDS encoding NADP-dependent oxidoreductase, translating to MAEKNLQVTLANRPTGWVKESDFKIVDRDVPKPGAGQVLVRNLWLSLDPYMRGRMNDVRSYAASAQIGDVMVGATVGEVVESNNPALKKGDHVLGYYGWQLYGLSDGRELQKVDGKAAPLSAYLGTLGMPGLTAWFGLLDIGAPKPGETVVVSAAAGAVGSVVGQIAKIKGCRAVGIAGGKDKCAHVVNELGFDACIDYKAGNLMKDLAAATPKGIDIYFENVGGDILEAVALRLNPFARIPLCGLISQYNATQMHGLNNLVMLLINRVKLQGFIVSDYADRAPGALAELVNWVGQGKIKYRETIANGIENAPSAFIGMLKGANVGKQLVKLV from the coding sequence ATGGCTGAGAAAAATTTGCAAGTGACGCTCGCCAACCGCCCAACGGGATGGGTGAAGGAGAGCGACTTCAAAATCGTCGACCGCGATGTTCCCAAGCCGGGCGCCGGGCAGGTGCTGGTGCGCAACCTGTGGCTCTCGCTCGACCCATATATGCGCGGGCGCATGAACGACGTGAGGTCGTATGCGGCGTCGGCGCAGATTGGCGACGTGATGGTCGGTGCGACGGTAGGCGAAGTCGTCGAGTCGAACAATCCCGCGCTGAAGAAAGGCGATCATGTGCTCGGCTACTACGGATGGCAGCTTTACGGCCTGTCCGACGGACGCGAGCTGCAGAAGGTCGATGGTAAAGCCGCGCCGCTCTCCGCCTATCTCGGAACGCTCGGCATGCCGGGCCTCACGGCGTGGTTTGGCCTGCTCGATATCGGCGCGCCCAAGCCGGGTGAGACGGTGGTGGTTTCTGCGGCGGCCGGAGCGGTGGGAAGCGTGGTCGGACAGATCGCCAAGATCAAAGGATGCCGCGCCGTTGGAATCGCCGGCGGCAAGGACAAGTGCGCGCACGTCGTCAATGAGCTCGGCTTCGACGCGTGCATCGACTATAAGGCCGGCAACCTGATGAAGGACCTCGCGGCGGCCACGCCGAAAGGAATCGATATTTACTTCGAAAACGTGGGCGGCGACATCCTGGAAGCGGTCGCGCTGCGCCTGAATCCGTTCGCGCGCATCCCGCTGTGCGGACTCATCTCCCAATACAACGCGACCCAGATGCACGGGCTCAACAACCTGGTTATGTTGCTCATCAATCGCGTGAAGCTGCAGGGCTTTATCGTGTCGGACTATGCGGACCGCGCGCCGGGGGCGCTGGCCGAACTCGTGAACTGGGTGGGGCAAGGAAAGATCAAATATCGCGAGACGATCGCGAACGGAATCGAGAATGCGCCGAGCGCGTTCATCGGGATGCTGAAGGGAGCGAACGTCGGCAAGCAGCTCGTGAAGCTCGTCTGA
- a CDS encoding helix-turn-helix domain-containing protein: MDRAATTARPVRRTQRERREASYRRMLAAAVKLIERQGSSRTTLAQIGELSGYSYGLVSHRFGSKEALVRAVTREAQASFARHEMADADRHHGLEAVLILVERYLRAVVARSRNALYVLIGEALGAMPEIRREISAADANFRAGVRESIVQGIALGEIRADADANAQAAMIVATLRGLAIQHLIDGSAFDPDALCRELRASLTRSLAAANGSTRKRRDA, translated from the coding sequence ATGGATCGAGCAGCCACCACCGCGCGGCCCGTTCGCCGCACCCAGCGCGAACGCCGCGAAGCCTCTTATAGGCGGATGCTGGCCGCCGCCGTCAAGCTGATCGAGCGGCAGGGCAGCAGCCGCACCACGCTCGCGCAAATTGGCGAGCTCTCGGGCTACAGCTACGGTCTGGTGAGCCATCGCTTCGGATCCAAGGAAGCCCTGGTGCGTGCAGTCACGCGCGAAGCGCAGGCGAGCTTTGCGCGCCACGAAATGGCTGATGCGGATCGCCATCACGGCCTCGAAGCGGTCCTCATCCTCGTGGAACGCTACCTGCGCGCGGTGGTCGCGCGCAGTCGCAACGCGCTCTACGTGCTGATCGGAGAGGCGCTGGGGGCGATGCCGGAAATTCGCCGGGAGATTAGCGCGGCAGACGCGAATTTTCGCGCCGGGGTCCGCGAATCTATCGTCCAGGGCATCGCGCTCGGCGAGATTCGCGCTGACGCGGATGCCAATGCGCAAGCGGCAATGATTGTCGCGACTCTGCGCGGTCTCGCCATCCAGCATCTAATCGATGGGTCCGCGTTCGATCCGGATGCGTTGTGCCGCGAGCTGCGCGCCAGCCTCACGCGGAGCCTCGCCGCGGCTAATGGCAGCACGAGGAAGCGTCGCGATGCTTGA
- a CDS encoding CoA transferase — protein MAARGSVAMLDDIRVLEISSPETMLAGSNLAALGADVIVIEPPSGAAGRRLEPFLDDLPGIERSLTWQAMNRNKRAITLDLASIDGQQLFAQLADKCDVAIDSVDSRKGAAPLDGFALPEKMVRTRISAFASNGPKSGYAASDLVVMAASGAPGVSGDRDRPPAFFSVPQAMMEAGADAAIAALAGLLARDREGRGQNAHVSARIAAMISAMSQMLGPGAGNAELGRTGGSISFAGVEIPSIYECADGFVLVSVAFGPVFGQMTNRLAQWAAEEKHLAAELGEVAWTTFIGDLQQKKRTPADLQALIDGIKALARSKSKYEFGAAARRLGLLASPVMTMRDVAESPQYRERGLFTKIEIAPGRKIDVPARFVQISNFQIESKRPAPTLSQHTVELLESELNLSRLEIQALFAHRVV, from the coding sequence ATGGCAGCACGAGGAAGCGTCGCGATGCTTGACGATATTCGCGTGCTGGAGATTTCCTCGCCCGAGACCATGCTCGCGGGCAGCAACCTGGCCGCGCTCGGCGCAGATGTTATCGTAATCGAACCACCCTCCGGCGCGGCGGGCCGCAGGCTCGAGCCTTTCCTCGACGACCTTCCCGGAATTGAGCGCAGCCTCACCTGGCAGGCGATGAACCGCAACAAGCGCGCAATCACCCTCGACCTCGCCAGTATCGACGGGCAGCAATTGTTCGCGCAGCTCGCCGACAAGTGCGATGTGGCGATCGACTCGGTCGATTCGCGAAAAGGCGCTGCGCCGCTCGATGGTTTTGCGCTTCCCGAGAAGATGGTTCGGACTCGCATCAGCGCGTTCGCATCGAACGGCCCCAAGAGCGGCTATGCGGCGTCGGACCTGGTCGTGATGGCGGCCAGTGGAGCGCCGGGCGTCAGCGGCGATCGCGATCGGCCGCCCGCGTTCTTTTCCGTACCCCAAGCGATGATGGAAGCGGGCGCCGATGCAGCAATCGCGGCTCTGGCGGGATTGCTGGCGCGCGATCGCGAGGGCCGCGGACAGAACGCTCACGTGTCAGCGCGTATCGCCGCGATGATTAGCGCGATGAGCCAGATGCTCGGGCCGGGTGCGGGAAATGCTGAGCTGGGCCGCACCGGCGGCTCGATTTCGTTCGCCGGTGTTGAGATTCCGAGCATCTATGAATGCGCCGACGGTTTCGTGCTGGTCTCGGTCGCGTTCGGTCCGGTGTTCGGACAGATGACGAATCGGCTTGCGCAGTGGGCGGCAGAAGAGAAACACCTTGCGGCCGAGCTGGGTGAGGTCGCGTGGACCACGTTTATCGGCGACCTCCAGCAGAAAAAGCGCACTCCTGCCGACCTGCAGGCGCTCATCGATGGCATCAAGGCGCTCGCCCGCAGCAAGAGCAAGTATGAATTCGGGGCGGCGGCGCGCCGGCTCGGTCTGCTCGCATCGCCGGTGATGACGATGCGCGATGTCGCGGAATCTCCGCAGTATCGCGAGCGCGGATTGTTCACCAAGATTGAGATCGCGCCCGGCCGCAAAATCGACGTGCCGGCACGCTTCGTGCAGATCTCCAATTTCCAGATCGAATCGAAACGCCCGGCGCCCACGCTCTCGCAGCATACGGTGGAGCTGCTGGAGTCGGAATTGAACTTGTCGCGCCTCGAAATCCAGGCGCTGTTTGCACACCGGGTTGTATGA
- the cobU gene encoding bifunctional adenosylcobinamide kinase/adenosylcobinamide-phosphate guanylyltransferase, giving the protein MEGITLITGGARSGKSAYALKLAGERPGVRRAYVATGEASDEEMAARIARHKAERPADFATIEEPVKLTSALQHLSGSAEVVLIDSLTLWVSNLMGAYPAEEAFRQECLRLAQVLAQAPFDSIVVTDEVGSGIVPDNVVARRFRDRLGFTNQWIAQAAGEVFLMVSGYPLKVK; this is encoded by the coding sequence GTGGAAGGAATCACGTTAATCACCGGCGGCGCGCGCAGCGGGAAAAGCGCATATGCTCTTAAACTCGCGGGGGAGCGCCCGGGAGTGCGACGAGCATATGTCGCAACCGGCGAGGCTTCGGATGAGGAGATGGCCGCGCGCATCGCGCGGCATAAGGCCGAGCGCCCGGCCGACTTTGCGACCATCGAAGAGCCGGTCAAGCTGACCAGCGCGTTGCAGCATCTCAGCGGCAGTGCGGAGGTGGTTCTCATCGATTCGCTGACCCTGTGGGTATCGAACCTGATGGGGGCTTATCCGGCGGAGGAAGCATTCCGGCAGGAGTGCCTGAGGCTCGCGCAGGTTCTCGCGCAGGCGCCGTTCGACAGCATCGTGGTGACTGACGAGGTCGGCAGCGGCATTGTGCCAGACAACGTGGTGGCACGCCGCTTCCGCGACCGGCTGGGTTTTACGAATCAGTGGATCGCACAGGCAGCAGGCGAAGTATTCCTGATGGTTAGCGGGTACCCGCTGAAGGTGAAATAG
- a CDS encoding TonB-dependent receptor, producing MNRLTFLVICVVLVCIGAFRTPGHADPSPLSTPSASATPAASQSTQTAPQTTPSPAQETKLKTIVVTATRVAQPIDQIGTTVTVVPDQQMESQKIQSVGTALQQVPGVTVTQSGSPGTESDVSIRGASASQSLILIDGVEVNSGTTGAFDIANLTTQNLNRIEVLRGAGGSLYGSQAIGGVVNILSQEGEGPPAATLLSQGGNSATQRQIATVSGAQGKLGFSGSVDYFSTEGFHLVNDNSDNLSLQGRLDYHPTDDTTVRGFARYIMSNVSLTNFTIPFGVPNNPTAHQRGEFMLYKGEVEHKFGERLVVRANGYYVRNQIRLNETPFLGFDGSEVDNIPEESRGAQIEAVYTWNENFRTVSGFDFRSLWARSDSTSLFAGTLSASNFTATQQQYAGYLEQQATFLNGHLLATGGFRVDGNSQFGTEVSPSWSVLIPITQLSTRLRGSYSEGFRAPSFDELYFPGFGNRNLKPEISSEYDGGFTTNFGELASFTATYFSRRVHDLIVTVPCPVGPGCQFGAMAGNAGRVDTQGVEIVPSITLYKGLNLSGSVTYLDETHVSASGATPTRVPKWSAQWLLQYIGNGMLLAHDQVVGSFAMTFVGDRDDITPVGTIQNHDAYYRFDLVASYALGRRWNYLQDEQVFTRISNLFDRNYSEAFGFRSPPINFVAGVKLDLQ from the coding sequence ATGAATCGGCTGACATTTCTTGTCATTTGCGTCGTCCTCGTATGCATCGGAGCGTTTCGTACACCGGGCCACGCCGACCCGTCGCCGCTCTCTACACCATCGGCGTCCGCAACCCCGGCAGCATCCCAATCCACTCAGACCGCTCCGCAAACGACGCCGTCCCCCGCCCAGGAGACCAAGCTTAAGACCATCGTCGTGACCGCGACTCGAGTCGCGCAGCCGATCGATCAGATTGGCACCACCGTCACAGTGGTGCCCGATCAGCAAATGGAGTCGCAGAAGATTCAAAGCGTCGGGACCGCGCTGCAGCAGGTTCCGGGGGTCACCGTGACTCAGAGCGGCTCTCCCGGAACCGAAAGCGACGTATCGATTCGGGGCGCGTCGGCTTCGCAATCGCTGATTCTGATCGACGGGGTAGAAGTCAACTCGGGAACCACCGGCGCATTCGACATCGCGAATCTTACCACCCAGAATCTCAACCGCATCGAGGTCCTGCGCGGCGCCGGCGGATCGCTCTATGGGTCGCAGGCGATCGGCGGCGTCGTGAATATCCTGTCGCAGGAAGGCGAGGGGCCGCCCGCCGCGACCCTTCTCTCGCAGGGCGGCAACAGCGCGACCCAGCGGCAAATCGCCACGGTGAGCGGAGCGCAAGGCAAGCTCGGGTTCTCGGGCTCGGTCGACTATTTCTCGACGGAGGGTTTTCATCTGGTCAACGACAACTCCGATAACCTCTCGCTGCAGGGACGCCTTGACTATCACCCAACTGACGACACCACTGTGCGCGGCTTCGCCCGCTACATCATGTCCAACGTGAGTCTGACCAACTTCACCATTCCGTTCGGAGTCCCGAATAATCCGACTGCCCATCAGCGCGGCGAATTCATGCTCTACAAGGGCGAGGTCGAGCATAAGTTCGGCGAGCGGCTGGTGGTACGCGCCAACGGCTACTACGTGCGCAACCAGATTCGGCTCAACGAGACACCGTTCCTGGGCTTCGACGGCAGCGAGGTCGACAATATTCCGGAAGAAAGTCGCGGCGCGCAGATCGAAGCCGTCTACACTTGGAACGAAAATTTCCGCACCGTATCGGGTTTCGATTTCAGGAGCTTGTGGGCGCGCTCTGACAGCACCTCGCTGTTCGCCGGGACCCTATCGGCGAGCAACTTCACCGCGACCCAGCAGCAATATGCGGGCTACCTCGAACAACAGGCGACGTTTCTTAACGGCCACCTGCTGGCGACCGGCGGTTTCCGCGTCGATGGCAACAGCCAGTTCGGCACAGAAGTGAGTCCGTCCTGGTCGGTGCTGATTCCCATCACGCAACTCTCCACCAGGCTGCGCGGCAGCTACTCGGAAGGCTTCCGCGCACCGTCGTTCGACGAACTCTATTTTCCAGGCTTCGGCAATCGCAACCTGAAACCGGAAATCTCCAGCGAATACGACGGCGGATTCACGACCAATTTTGGCGAACTCGCATCATTCACCGCGACCTATTTCTCGCGGCGAGTACACGATCTGATCGTCACCGTGCCGTGCCCGGTGGGTCCGGGTTGTCAGTTCGGCGCGATGGCCGGAAATGCGGGCCGGGTTGATACCCAAGGCGTCGAGATTGTCCCGAGCATCACCCTCTACAAAGGGCTGAATCTAAGCGGCAGCGTGACCTATCTCGACGAGACCCACGTCTCCGCTTCCGGAGCGACCCCGACGCGGGTTCCCAAATGGTCCGCGCAGTGGCTGCTCCAATACATCGGCAATGGCATGCTGCTCGCGCATGACCAGGTGGTTGGCAGTTTCGCGATGACATTTGTGGGCGATCGCGACGACATTACTCCGGTCGGGACCATCCAAAACCACGATGCCTACTATCGGTTCGACCTGGTCGCATCCTACGCGCTGGGACGACGATGGAATTACCTGCAGGACGAGCAAGTGTTCACGCGCATTTCAAACTTGTTCGACCGAAACTACTCGGAGGCGTTCGGTTTTCGCTCGCCGCCGATAAACTTCGTGGCGGGCGTCAAGCTGGACTTGCAGTGA
- a CDS encoding D-aminoacylase, with amino-acid sequence MHDLVIRNGKIVDGTGAPAFVGDIAIDGDVIASVGGEAGAGRREIDASGLLVTPGFVDIHTHYDGQVTWDPYLSPSSWHGVTTLVMGNCGVGFAPVEPGKQEFLIGLMEGVEDIPGTALAEGIKWSWESFPQYLDAIEKMQRVIDVGAQVPHGAVRAYVMGERGAHNEEATEEDITRMAALVREAIKAGALGFSTSRTMLHRAKNKEVVPGTFASEAELLGIGRALRAAGHGVFEMASDMAGPDATMEWMIKLTRETGLPITFAMGQGDQNPDGWRRMLDRVKKYNAEGAHLAPQISPRPTGMLMGLQSSLHPFITHPTYHRELAHLPIDERVAEMRKPEVRARILAEEPGTKDRVTRYLVTNFAKYFRLGDPPDYEPAPETSIAARAQRAGKSAAELTYDLLLERNGREMLYVPFSNYASYNLDAVREMMTDTTTTLGLSDGGAHCGLICDASMPTYLLTHWVRDRSRGERLPVEFVVKRQTADTARLYGLKDRGTLKPGLKADVNAVDLDGLRLHAPEMVFDLPAGGRRLVQRVDGYKHTVVSGEVTYQDGQPTGAMPGRLIRGPQPAA; translated from the coding sequence ATGCATGACCTCGTCATTCGCAACGGCAAGATCGTCGACGGAACCGGAGCGCCAGCGTTTGTTGGTGATATCGCGATCGACGGCGACGTAATCGCCAGCGTTGGCGGCGAAGCCGGCGCAGGACGCCGCGAAATCGACGCGTCGGGCCTGCTGGTCACGCCCGGCTTCGTGGACATCCACACTCACTACGATGGCCAAGTCACGTGGGACCCGTATCTGTCGCCATCGTCATGGCACGGCGTCACGACCCTGGTGATGGGCAATTGCGGAGTCGGCTTCGCTCCGGTCGAGCCCGGCAAGCAGGAATTTCTCATCGGCCTGATGGAGGGCGTCGAGGACATTCCCGGCACCGCGCTCGCCGAGGGTATCAAGTGGTCGTGGGAGAGCTTTCCGCAATACCTCGACGCGATTGAGAAGATGCAGCGCGTGATCGACGTGGGCGCGCAGGTGCCACACGGTGCGGTACGCGCGTACGTGATGGGCGAACGGGGTGCACATAACGAGGAAGCGACTGAAGAAGACATCACCAGGATGGCGGCTCTCGTGCGCGAGGCAATCAAGGCTGGCGCGCTGGGATTCTCGACTTCGCGCACCATGCTGCACCGCGCGAAGAACAAGGAAGTCGTGCCGGGCACGTTTGCGAGCGAAGCGGAGTTGCTCGGAATCGGACGCGCGCTGCGTGCCGCGGGACACGGGGTATTCGAGATGGCATCGGACATGGCGGGACCCGACGCCACGATGGAATGGATGATCAAGCTGACGCGCGAGACCGGGCTGCCGATCACCTTCGCGATGGGCCAAGGTGATCAGAATCCGGACGGATGGCGCCGCATGCTCGATCGCGTGAAGAAATACAATGCCGAAGGCGCGCATCTTGCCCCGCAGATTTCGCCGCGGCCAACCGGAATGCTGATGGGCCTGCAAAGCTCGCTGCATCCGTTCATCACCCATCCTACGTATCATCGCGAGCTGGCGCATCTGCCGATCGACGAGCGCGTCGCCGAGATGCGCAAGCCGGAAGTGCGAGCGCGCATTCTGGCCGAAGAGCCTGGAACGAAGGACCGCGTGACCCGTTACCTGGTGACTAACTTTGCGAAGTATTTCCGACTCGGCGATCCGCCCGACTACGAACCCGCACCCGAGACCAGCATCGCAGCGCGCGCACAGCGCGCGGGAAAGAGCGCTGCAGAGTTGACCTACGACCTGCTACTCGAGCGCAACGGCCGCGAGATGCTGTACGTGCCGTTCTCCAACTACGCGTCGTACAACCTCGACGCGGTCCGGGAGATGATGACCGATACGACCACGACCTTGGGGTTGAGCGATGGCGGCGCACATTGTGGGCTCATCTGCGATGCGAGCATGCCGACTTACCTGCTCACGCACTGGGTGCGAGATCGCAGTCGCGGGGAGAGGTTGCCGGTCGAGTTCGTAGTAAAGCGCCAGACGGCGGACACGGCGAGGCTGTACGGACTCAAGGATCGCGGCACGCTGAAGCCGGGATTGAAGGCCGACGTCAATGCGGTCGATCTGGACGGGTTGCGGCTGCATGCGCCTGAGATGGTTTTCGATCTGCCGGCAGGTGGACGCAGGCTGGTACAGCGGGTCGATGGGTACAAGCACACGGTGGTGAGCGGCGAAGTAACCTACCAGGACGGTCAACCGACGGGTGCAATGCCTGGCCGCCTGATTCGGGGCCCGCAACCAGCCGCCTAA
- a CDS encoding OB-fold domain-containing protein — protein sequence MAESVPAQPALYSGSENPPSLNGGRCHRCGYVFFPPQQYGCESCGAPPEELEAVTLPGRGKLHSFATVHLHQGKGIEAPFTVGVILLDDGPAIRSILTNRTGQGLKAGVRMSATIVSQGSDEQGREVMELRFEKAAR from the coding sequence ATGGCTGAATCAGTTCCTGCTCAACCTGCGCTCTACTCCGGATCGGAAAATCCGCCGTCGCTCAACGGTGGTCGATGCCACAGGTGCGGGTATGTGTTTTTTCCGCCCCAGCAATACGGATGCGAATCATGCGGCGCCCCGCCCGAGGAGCTCGAAGCAGTCACCCTGCCCGGCCGTGGCAAGCTGCATTCGTTCGCCACCGTGCATCTGCACCAGGGCAAAGGCATCGAAGCGCCGTTCACGGTCGGCGTGATCCTGCTCGATGACGGCCCGGCGATTCGATCGATTCTCACCAACCGCACCGGCCAAGGCCTTAAGGCGGGAGTTCGTATGAGCGCGACCATTGTATCGCAGGGAAGCGATGAACAGGGCCGTGAGGTCATGGAACTGCGTTTCGAGAAAGCGGCAAGGTAA